The following are from one region of the Natronocella acetinitrilica genome:
- a CDS encoding dipeptidase produces MSTQSIHDTAIVVDGLIIAKWGRDLFEDMRRGGITAANCTVSVWEDFQATVDNIVMVNGLLRDNADLVRPVRSTRDIVAAKEEGRTGILLGFQNAHAYEDQIGYVEIFKQLGVGIVQLCYNTQNLVGTGCYERDGGLSGFGREIVAEMNRVGVMCDLSHVGSKTSEEVILESKKPVCYSHCLPSGLKEHPRNKSDEELRFIAEHGGFIGVTMFTPFLKNGVNSTIDDYCEAIEYVMDIAGEDSVGIGTDFTQGQDAQFFEWLTHDKGYARRLTRFGEIINPKGIRTIGDFPNLTEALMRRGMSERVTRKVMGENWVRVLRDVWGE; encoded by the coding sequence ATGAGCACGCAATCCATCCACGATACCGCCATCGTCGTCGACGGTCTGATCATTGCCAAATGGGGTCGTGACCTGTTCGAAGACATGCGCCGCGGCGGCATCACCGCCGCCAATTGCACCGTCTCGGTGTGGGAGGACTTCCAGGCCACCGTCGACAACATCGTCATGGTCAATGGCCTGCTCCGGGACAACGCCGACCTGGTTCGCCCGGTGCGCAGCACCCGGGATATCGTCGCCGCCAAGGAAGAAGGCCGCACCGGCATACTCCTGGGCTTTCAGAACGCCCATGCCTACGAAGACCAGATCGGTTACGTGGAGATCTTCAAGCAGCTCGGCGTGGGCATCGTGCAACTCTGCTACAACACCCAGAACCTGGTGGGCACCGGCTGCTACGAGCGCGACGGTGGGCTCTCCGGCTTCGGCCGGGAGATCGTCGCCGAGATGAACCGCGTCGGCGTCATGTGCGACCTCTCCCACGTGGGCTCGAAGACGTCCGAGGAAGTGATCCTGGAGTCGAAAAAACCGGTCTGCTACTCCCACTGCCTGCCCTCCGGGCTCAAGGAGCATCCCCGCAACAAGTCCGACGAGGAACTGCGCTTTATCGCCGAGCACGGCGGCTTCATCGGCGTGACCATGTTCACCCCGTTCCTGAAGAACGGCGTCAATTCCACCATCGACGACTACTGCGAGGCCATCGAGTACGTGATGGATATCGCCGGCGAGGACAGCGTCGGCATCGGCACCGATTTCACCCAGGGGCAGGACGCCCAGTTCTTCGAGTGGCTGACCCATGACAAGGGCTACGCCCGCCGCCTCACCCGCTTTGGCGAAATCATCAACCCCAAGGGTATTCGCACCATCGGCGACTTCCCCAACCTCACCGAGGCGCTGATGCGCCGGGGCATGAGCGAGCGGGTGACGCGCAAGGTCATGGGCGAGAACTGGGTGAGGGTCCTGCGCGACGTCTGGGGCGAGTGA
- a CDS encoding 4-vinyl reductase, with translation MKMMTTHPPELPITVDSETGVWTTDALPMLYVPRHFFINNHKAVEEALGPEHYADILYDAGYKSAWHWCEKEAALHGLEGVAVFAHYMKRLSQRGWGLFEIEHIDLDSGSAEICLRHSAFVYEYGKAGRKVDYMFTGWFAGAMDQILAAQGSPLRTVSEQVRSAAEPGCDTGLFRVRPREAMT, from the coding sequence ATGAAGATGATGACCACCCACCCCCCAGAATTGCCCATCACCGTCGATAGCGAGACCGGTGTCTGGACCACCGACGCGCTGCCCATGCTGTATGTGCCGCGGCACTTTTTCATTAACAACCACAAGGCCGTGGAAGAGGCCCTGGGGCCGGAGCACTACGCCGACATTCTTTACGACGCTGGCTACAAGTCGGCCTGGCACTGGTGTGAGAAGGAAGCGGCCCTGCACGGCCTGGAGGGCGTAGCCGTATTTGCCCACTACATGAAGCGCCTCTCCCAGCGTGGCTGGGGCCTCTTCGAGATCGAGCACATCGATCTCGATTCCGGTAGCGCCGAGATCTGCCTGCGCCACAGTGCCTTCGTCTACGAGTACGGCAAGGCGGGCCGCAAGGTGGACTACATGTTCACCGGCTGGTTCGCCGGTGCCATGGACCAGATCCTCGCGGCCCAGGGTAGCCCGCTGCGTACCGTGTCCGAGCAGGTCCGCAGCGCCGCCGAGCCCGGCTGCGACACGGGGCTTTTCCGGGTGCGGCCACGGGAGGCGATGACATGA
- the rpoD gene encoding RNA polymerase sigma factor RpoD, which produces MNQDQQSQIKQLIAKGKEQGFLTYAEVNDHLPDDIVDPEQIEDIIGMINDMGITVHEVAPDSDSLLLNDSAVTTDDEDAAEEAAAALAAVDAEFGRTTDPVRMYMREMGTVELLTREGEIHLAKRIEEGLDQVVTALAAYPESAQLLLGEYARAENEEMRLSDLVASFRDLSEGDGAAGNNDNNDNNNQSANASSDDDSDSDSDDDDDDTPSPDTGPDPEQAREVFLRMQELYDETQDMLAKHGGSSKQVKELRAEMATLFLSMKLTPRVLEGLVGQLRRAVEGIRRQERTVMEACVKKAGMPRKTFLKVFPGNEANTEWFEGLAKGGESYADKLGEQRERVRYAQDQLASLQDRTGLNIAEIKEINRKMSIGEAKARRAKKEMVEANLRLVISIAKKYTNRGLQFLDLIQEGNIGLMKAVDKFEYRRGYKFSTYATWWIRQAITRSIADQARTIRIPVHMIETINKLNRISRQMLQEMGREATPEELAERMDMPEDKVRKVLKIAKEPISMETPIGDDEDSHLGDFIEDLMVMSPVDSATREGLKEAVRGVLGGLTPREAKVLRMRFGIDMNTDHTLEEVGKQFDVTRERIRQIEAKALRKLRHPTRSESLRSFLDE; this is translated from the coding sequence ATGAATCAAGACCAACAGTCACAGATTAAACAATTGATCGCCAAAGGCAAAGAGCAGGGGTTCCTGACCTATGCCGAAGTGAACGATCACCTGCCCGACGATATCGTCGATCCGGAACAGATCGAGGATATCATCGGGATGATCAACGACATGGGCATCACCGTCCATGAAGTTGCGCCCGATTCCGATTCTCTCCTGCTCAACGACTCGGCGGTGACCACCGACGACGAGGATGCTGCCGAGGAGGCCGCGGCCGCCCTGGCTGCAGTTGATGCCGAATTCGGCCGCACCACCGACCCGGTGCGCATGTACATGCGCGAGATGGGAACGGTGGAGTTGCTGACCCGTGAAGGCGAGATCCACCTTGCCAAGCGCATCGAGGAGGGCCTGGACCAGGTTGTAACCGCCCTGGCCGCGTATCCCGAATCCGCCCAACTGCTGCTTGGCGAGTATGCCCGCGCCGAGAACGAGGAGATGCGACTCAGCGACCTGGTCGCCAGCTTCCGCGATCTCTCCGAAGGCGATGGAGCCGCCGGCAACAACGACAACAACGACAACAACAACCAGTCCGCCAACGCATCGTCGGATGACGACAGCGATAGCGACAGCGATGACGATGATGACGACACGCCGTCGCCAGATACCGGGCCGGATCCGGAACAGGCACGGGAAGTCTTCCTGCGGATGCAGGAACTCTATGACGAAACCCAGGACATGCTCGCCAAGCATGGCGGCAGCAGCAAGCAGGTGAAGGAACTGCGCGCCGAGATGGCGACGCTGTTCCTGAGCATGAAGCTCACACCGCGCGTGCTCGAGGGCCTGGTGGGTCAGTTGCGGCGGGCGGTCGAGGGGATTCGCCGCCAGGAACGCACGGTCATGGAGGCCTGCGTCAAGAAGGCCGGCATGCCGCGCAAGACGTTCCTGAAGGTCTTCCCCGGCAACGAGGCCAACACCGAGTGGTTCGAAGGCCTGGCGAAGGGTGGCGAATCCTACGCCGACAAGTTGGGCGAGCAGCGCGAGCGGGTGCGCTACGCGCAGGATCAGCTGGCGTCCTTGCAGGATCGCACCGGCCTGAACATCGCCGAGATCAAGGAAATCAACCGCAAGATGTCCATTGGCGAGGCCAAGGCACGGCGGGCAAAAAAGGAAATGGTCGAGGCCAACCTGCGGCTGGTGATCTCCATCGCCAAGAAGTACACGAACCGTGGCCTGCAGTTCCTGGACCTGATCCAGGAGGGCAACATCGGCCTGATGAAGGCCGTGGACAAGTTCGAATACCGTCGCGGCTACAAGTTCTCGACCTACGCCACCTGGTGGATCCGGCAGGCCATCACCCGCTCCATCGCGGACCAGGCCCGCACCATCCGTATTCCGGTGCACATGATCGAGACCATCAACAAGCTGAACCGCATTTCCCGGCAGATGCTGCAGGAAATGGGTCGGGAAGCCACGCCGGAAGAACTGGCCGAGCGCATGGACATGCCCGAGGACAAGGTGCGCAAGGTACTCAAGATCGCCAAGGAGCCGATCTCCATGGAGACGCCCATTGGCGACGACGAGGACAGCCACCTGGGCGACTTCATCGAGGACCTGATGGTCATGTCACCGGTGGATTCCGCCACCCGTGAAGGCCTGAAGGAAGCGGTACGCGGCGTACTTGGCGGGCTCACCCCGCGGGAAGCCAAGGTACTGCGGATGCGCTTTGGCATCGACATGAACACCGACCACACCCTGGAAGAGGTGGGCAAGCAGTTCGACGTCACCCGCGAGCGCATCCGGCAGATCGAGGCCAAGGCCCTGCGCAAGCTGCGCCACCCCACCCGGTCGGAGTCGTTGCGCAGCTTCCTCGACGAGTAG